From Rudanella lutea DSM 19387, a single genomic window includes:
- a CDS encoding TVP38/TMEM64 family protein produces the protein MSDSTEHDFHKLIQYLPLILTVLLVGGLGVAYVTVPAFSQFIREAFEVLSSDDRPRISEWVSQFGWRGPLIIVAAMVAQIFMVVVPSFVLIAVSMLAYGPVNGTLISLVASGVAATVGYGVGSGVGEAMVRRLVGDKTERKAGAWVRENGFWSIVFARMTPFISGDAISLVGGLSGLSYPKFITATLLGVTPLTLLIAYFSRSQDLMRKGFIGLTIVSGLLLLGYWFGRRIKKAAMQD, from the coding sequence ATGTCTGATTCAACCGAACACGATTTTCATAAACTGATTCAATACCTCCCCCTCATTCTGACGGTGCTGCTCGTGGGTGGCCTTGGGGTTGCTTACGTAACGGTACCGGCGTTTAGTCAATTTATCCGCGAAGCGTTCGAGGTGCTGTCGAGCGACGACCGACCCCGTATTTCGGAGTGGGTGAGCCAGTTTGGCTGGCGTGGCCCGCTCATTATAGTGGCCGCAATGGTGGCCCAGATTTTTATGGTGGTGGTGCCTTCGTTTGTGCTCATTGCGGTGTCCATGCTGGCGTATGGTCCGGTCAACGGCACCCTGATCTCGCTGGTGGCATCGGGCGTGGCAGCTACGGTCGGTTATGGCGTGGGCAGTGGCGTGGGTGAGGCAATGGTCCGCCGACTTGTAGGCGACAAAACCGAACGCAAAGCCGGGGCCTGGGTTAGGGAAAATGGATTTTGGTCAATTGTTTTTGCCCGCATGACCCCGTTCATTTCAGGCGACGCTATCAGTCTGGTCGGTGGTTTGTCGGGCTTATCGTACCCCAAATTCATCACGGCCACCCTGCTGGGCGTAACCCCGCTAACGTTGCTTATTGCGTACTTTAGCCGGAGTCAGGACCTGATGCGCAAAGGCTTTATCGGCCTGACGATCGTGAGCGGCCTGTTGCTGCTCGGCTACTGGTTCGGTCGAAGAATTAAGAAAGCTGCCATGCAGGACTAG
- a CDS encoding class I SAM-dependent methyltransferase: protein MIRYVFLLLLTTVACRQGASQQSPTTTRTPDTAGYYQTKAPAYDGIGRVYMGREISEVMGHLGAGWLERSERQQEERTDLLAAALALKPTDVVADIGAGTGYFSFRLARLVPQGKVLAVDIQPEMIEYLEAGKRKNKAPNVEPVLGTITNPKLPANSVDLVLMVDAYHEFSNPREMMDNIVQSLRPGGRVVLVEYRAEDPNVPIKEHHKMSEAQATKEMKAVGLRLLKNDKRLPQQHILIYGKGE, encoded by the coding sequence ATGATCCGTTACGTATTTCTTTTGTTGCTCACCACGGTAGCCTGTCGGCAGGGTGCTTCACAGCAGTCGCCCACCACGACCCGTACCCCCGATACCGCCGGATATTACCAAACAAAGGCCCCGGCTTACGATGGCATTGGGCGGGTGTACATGGGCCGCGAAATTTCGGAAGTGATGGGCCACCTCGGTGCGGGTTGGCTCGAACGCTCGGAGCGGCAGCAGGAAGAGCGCACCGATTTGCTGGCGGCTGCGCTGGCCCTCAAACCGACTGATGTGGTGGCTGATATTGGGGCCGGAACAGGCTATTTCAGTTTTCGGCTCGCGCGGCTGGTGCCGCAGGGAAAGGTGTTGGCGGTAGACATTCAGCCCGAGATGATCGAGTATCTGGAAGCGGGCAAACGTAAAAATAAGGCTCCCAACGTGGAGCCGGTGCTGGGCACCATTACCAACCCGAAGTTACCCGCTAATAGCGTTGATCTGGTGCTGATGGTCGATGCTTACCACGAGTTTTCGAATCCGCGCGAGATGATGGACAATATTGTGCAGTCGTTGCGGCCGGGCGGTCGGGTTGTGCTGGTGGAGTACCGGGCCGAAGACCCCAACGTGCCGATCAAGGAGCACCACAAAATGTCGGAAGCGCAGGCAACCAAAGAAATGAAGGCTGTGGGGCTGCGTTTGCTTAAAAACGACAAACGCCTGCCACAGCAGCATATTCTGATCTACGGAAAGGGAGAGTGA
- a CDS encoding type II toxin-antitoxin system PemK/MazF family toxin, producing MQSEFKSAGELYWCQFPLSDKIDKSKKRPVVIISAQESNKLDDDYIVLPITRTVRSDSFSVLIQPTDILEGLKIEGEIRCNKPFTVRNTLLLEKIGKLENAVTEQAIRLTKQAIHFE from the coding sequence ATGCAAAGTGAATTCAAATCAGCGGGCGAGCTTTACTGGTGTCAATTCCCGCTCTCTGACAAAATTGATAAGTCTAAAAAGCGGCCTGTTGTAATTATCAGCGCTCAGGAGTCTAATAAGTTGGACGATGACTACATTGTTCTCCCGATTACCCGAACAGTCAGGAGCGATTCCTTCTCAGTACTAATTCAGCCAACTGATATACTCGAGGGCCTAAAAATTGAAGGCGAGATTCGTTGCAACAAGCCATTTACAGTTCGTAATACACTCTTGCTTGAAAAAATTGGAAAGCTCGAAAATGCTGTTACTGAACAAGCTATTCGCCTAACTAAACAAGCTATTCATTTCGAATAA
- a CDS encoding amino acid permease → MSNSLFRKKTVNSVLTEAEHSASGQMMKILGVRDLTSLGIAAIIGAGIFSTIGRASFNGGPAVSLLFVFTAIACVFTALSYAQFASTVPVSGSAYTYAYVAFGEIFAWIIGWSLILEYAVSNMVVAISWSEYFTGMLAGFGVSFPGWLSTDYGSAARAYEAVQQSAASATDAQRTLAAAYEAAPSLGSLKVIMDLPAGLITALITALVYIGIKESRNASNALVVLKLAVIALVIGAGVFYIKPANWTPFAPNGVGGVLSGVASVFFAFIGFDSISTTAEECRNPQRDLPRAMIYCLVICTVLYVLITLVLTGMVNYKELGVDDPLAYVFQKVGVDAMAGIISVSAVVAITSALLAYQLGQPRIWMTMSRDGLLWPIFSSIHPKYRTPWFSTIVTGLLVALPSLFLDMQFFIDLTSVGTFFAFIMVCGGILYLDAKGISAQSKFKVPYVNGKYLIGLGLIGVVAWGLSGGWLFSSMAEKPLLYVFYLTWTVLSVLAFQRSFSLLPVLGILTNLYLMTELGLSNWLIFVVWLVIGLVLYFSYGYRKSKLAKSGTIIS, encoded by the coding sequence ATGAGCAACTCTCTTTTTCGCAAAAAAACGGTAAACTCGGTTCTTACCGAAGCCGAACATAGTGCCTCCGGTCAAATGATGAAAATTCTGGGTGTCCGCGACCTTACCTCACTGGGTATTGCGGCCATCATTGGAGCAGGTATTTTCAGTACAATTGGCCGGGCTTCGTTCAACGGCGGGCCGGCCGTTTCGCTGCTGTTTGTTTTTACGGCCATTGCCTGCGTGTTTACAGCGCTTAGTTACGCTCAGTTTGCCAGCACGGTACCCGTGAGCGGGAGCGCTTACACCTACGCCTACGTGGCTTTCGGCGAAATTTTTGCCTGGATCATCGGGTGGTCGCTCATTCTCGAATACGCCGTTTCGAACATGGTAGTAGCCATTTCGTGGTCCGAATATTTTACGGGGATGCTCGCTGGCTTTGGGGTCAGTTTTCCCGGATGGCTCTCTACTGACTACGGGTCGGCGGCCCGCGCCTACGAAGCCGTGCAGCAGTCGGCCGCGTCGGCTACCGATGCCCAGCGCACCCTGGCCGCGGCTTATGAGGCCGCTCCCAGCTTAGGCAGCCTCAAGGTGATTATGGACTTACCCGCCGGGCTGATTACCGCCCTGATTACCGCTCTGGTGTACATTGGCATCAAGGAATCACGTAATGCGAGCAACGCTTTGGTGGTGCTCAAACTGGCCGTGATTGCGCTGGTGATTGGCGCCGGTGTGTTCTATATCAAACCTGCCAACTGGACGCCCTTCGCCCCCAACGGGGTGGGCGGGGTACTGAGTGGCGTGGCCTCGGTGTTCTTTGCGTTTATCGGTTTCGACTCCATTTCGACCACGGCCGAGGAGTGCCGCAACCCACAGCGTGACCTGCCCCGCGCCATGATTTACTGTCTTGTGATCTGTACGGTGCTGTACGTACTGATTACGTTGGTACTCACGGGCATGGTCAATTATAAAGAGTTGGGGGTCGACGATCCGCTCGCGTATGTGTTTCAGAAAGTAGGCGTGGATGCAATGGCCGGGATTATCTCGGTAAGCGCCGTGGTAGCCATCACCAGTGCCCTGCTTGCGTACCAGCTGGGGCAACCCCGCATCTGGATGACCATGAGCCGCGACGGGTTGCTGTGGCCCATTTTTTCGAGTATTCACCCCAAATACCGGACGCCCTGGTTCTCAACCATCGTTACGGGTTTGCTGGTAGCGCTGCCCTCGCTGTTTCTCGACATGCAGTTTTTTATCGACCTCACGAGCGTCGGGACGTTTTTTGCGTTCATTATGGTGTGCGGAGGTATTCTGTACCTCGACGCCAAGGGCATTTCGGCCCAATCGAAGTTTAAAGTGCCGTATGTTAACGGCAAATACCTCATTGGCCTGGGTCTGATTGGGGTAGTAGCCTGGGGGTTGTCGGGCGGATGGCTGTTCAGTTCAATGGCCGAGAAGCCCCTCCTGTACGTATTTTACCTGACCTGGACGGTGCTGTCGGTACTGGCCTTCCAACGCAGCTTCTCCCTGTTGCCGGTGCTGGGCATCCTGACCAACCTGTACCTCATGACCGAGCTGGGCCTGAGCAACTGGCTCATTTTTGTGGTTTGGCTCGTAATCGGGCTGGTGCTCTATTTTTCATATGGCTACCGGAAGAGTAAACTCGCGAAGTCGGGGACAATTATTTCCTAA
- the gldA gene encoding gliding motility-associated ABC transporter ATP-binding subunit GldA, producing MSIRVQQLTKQYDSGQRAVNDISFSVEPGQIVGFLGPNGAGKSTTMKVATGYLPPTEGTVLVNGFDVRTAPMDVRRSVGYLPEHNPLYLDLYVKEYLRFTGELHGLRGERLSREISQVIERVGLAQEQHKRIGQLSKGYRQRVGLAQALLHNPPVLILDEPTTGLDPNQLSEIRHVIREVGRDKTVLFSTHIMQEVEALCDRVVIISGGQLVADSPLTELRAQAEGGLTVVAEFETDLADAEGLQQLPGVQTVERIAPGQYRITAETGTDLRASVFRLAADRGLTLVGLRQQAGNLEGIFRELTQK from the coding sequence ATGTCAATACGCGTTCAGCAGTTAACCAAGCAGTACGATTCGGGGCAGCGCGCCGTCAACGATATTTCGTTTTCGGTGGAGCCGGGCCAGATTGTTGGCTTTCTGGGGCCCAACGGAGCCGGTAAATCAACAACCATGAAAGTGGCAACGGGCTACCTGCCGCCCACCGAAGGCACCGTGCTGGTCAACGGCTTTGACGTGCGTACAGCCCCGATGGACGTGCGCCGGAGTGTTGGCTATCTGCCCGAACACAACCCGCTATATCTGGATTTGTACGTGAAAGAATACCTGCGGTTTACGGGCGAGCTGCACGGCCTCCGGGGCGAACGGCTTTCCCGTGAGATAAGTCAGGTGATCGAGCGGGTAGGGCTTGCGCAGGAGCAGCATAAACGCATCGGGCAGTTGTCGAAAGGCTACCGGCAGCGGGTGGGACTGGCGCAGGCCCTGCTGCATAACCCGCCGGTGCTGATCCTCGACGAACCCACTACGGGCCTCGACCCAAATCAGCTTTCCGAAATCCGGCATGTGATCCGGGAGGTCGGGCGCGATAAAACCGTTTTGTTTTCGACCCACATTATGCAGGAGGTTGAGGCCCTCTGCGACCGGGTGGTGATTATCAGCGGGGGGCAACTCGTAGCCGACAGCCCCCTGACCGAACTACGGGCGCAGGCCGAGGGTGGCCTCACCGTGGTGGCCGAGTTTGAAACCGACCTTGCCGATGCCGAAGGGTTGCAACAGCTCCCCGGTGTGCAGACCGTGGAGCGCATTGCGCCGGGGCAGTATCGCATAACGGCTGAGACCGGCACCGACTTGCGGGCGTCGGTGTTTCGGCTCGCGGCCGACCGTGGTCTCACACTCGTTGGGCTTCGGCAGCAGGCGGGTAATCTGGAGGGAATCTTCCGCGAACTCACGCAGAAGTAA
- a CDS encoding aspartate carbamoyltransferase catalytic subunit, with translation MQSLSTRHLLGIKDLTESDIQLILETAREFKDVINRPIKKVPSLRDITIANVFFENSTRTRLSFELAEKRLSADVVNFSASGSSVKKGETLLDTVNNILAMKVDMIVMRHSSPGAPHYLAKHIPANVVNAGDGTHEHPTQALLDSFSIQQKLGDVAGKRVAIIGDITHSRVALSNIFCLQKQGAEVMVCGPATLIPKHISALGVRVSHDVREALNWCDVANVLRIQLERQQIKYFPSLREYSLYYGISKQMLDELDRPIVLMHPGPINRGVELTSDAADSHHSIILDQVENGVAVRMAVLYLLAQL, from the coding sequence ATGCAATCGCTCAGTACGCGTCACCTGCTGGGAATCAAAGACCTGACCGAATCCGACATTCAGCTTATTCTGGAGACCGCCAGGGAATTTAAGGATGTCATCAATCGCCCGATCAAAAAAGTCCCTTCGCTGCGCGACATTACGATTGCCAACGTTTTCTTCGAGAACTCGACCCGCACCCGGCTCTCGTTTGAACTGGCCGAAAAACGGCTCTCGGCCGATGTCGTAAACTTTTCGGCTTCGGGCTCGTCGGTCAAAAAAGGCGAAACCCTGCTCGATACAGTCAACAACATTCTGGCCATGAAGGTCGACATGATTGTGATGCGGCATAGCAGCCCCGGTGCGCCCCACTACTTAGCCAAACACATTCCGGCCAACGTAGTCAACGCGGGCGACGGCACCCACGAGCACCCGACTCAGGCCTTGCTCGACTCCTTTTCGATTCAGCAGAAATTGGGCGACGTGGCCGGTAAGCGCGTGGCCATCATCGGCGACATTACCCACTCGCGGGTAGCCCTGTCGAATATTTTCTGTTTGCAGAAGCAAGGAGCCGAGGTGATGGTTTGCGGCCCGGCGACCTTGATACCCAAACACATCAGCGCCCTGGGTGTGCGGGTCAGTCATGATGTACGGGAGGCCCTCAACTGGTGCGATGTGGCCAATGTGCTGCGCATTCAGCTCGAACGGCAACAGATCAAGTACTTCCCATCGTTGCGGGAATATTCGCTGTACTACGGTATTTCTAAACAGATGCTCGACGAGCTTGACCGCCCGATTGTGCTGATGCACCCCGGCCCGATAAACCGGGGGGTTGAACTCACCTCCGACGCTGCCGACTCGCACCACAGCATCATTCTCGATCAGGTCGAAAACGGGGTAGCCGTTCGGATGGCGGTTCTGTACCTGCTGGCGCAGTTGTAA